Proteins encoded together in one Chryseobacterium sp. G0201 window:
- a CDS encoding AraC family transcriptional regulator — translation MGGLMKLEIKKNIQKEEDRNLSFRAFDLTAENLKSYLKPHKKDHFFIIVIENGNLQIQIEDKVHSLKSGKISVVFPEQVHFVSKPSDDLKGKIIQFEEILFCSDILKNELSTYNVNLSTQLNCTILSPEDFEQSLHEIEIIKGIYQKPSLIKKEQARFHIKIFLLGLIESVHGLHPILHKETVDKPIYVRFKKLLNQHYKEQRTVQYYAEELAITTKKLNSITKKHCGETAIQAIHNRILIEIKRQLIFSDLSHKEIAFDLGFNSPSALNKFVKAKLKETPTELQQELAQMYNG, via the coding sequence ATGGGAGGCTTGATGAAACTGGAGATCAAAAAAAATATTCAAAAAGAAGAAGATAGAAATCTGTCTTTTCGGGCTTTTGATTTGACTGCAGAAAATCTGAAAAGCTATTTAAAACCTCATAAAAAAGATCATTTTTTCATTATTGTTATTGAGAATGGTAATCTGCAGATTCAAATTGAGGATAAAGTGCATTCTCTGAAATCCGGGAAAATTTCCGTGGTTTTTCCGGAGCAGGTTCATTTTGTTTCTAAACCGAGTGATGATCTGAAAGGGAAAATTATTCAGTTTGAAGAGATATTGTTTTGTTCAGATATTTTGAAGAACGAATTGAGCACTTATAACGTCAATCTTTCAACCCAACTGAACTGCACCATTCTTTCCCCAGAAGATTTTGAACAAAGTTTACATGAGATTGAAATTATCAAAGGAATTTATCAAAAACCAAGTCTTATAAAAAAGGAACAGGCACGTTTTCATATTAAGATTTTCCTGTTAGGATTGATAGAATCTGTTCACGGACTTCATCCTATTTTGCATAAAGAAACTGTTGATAAACCAATTTATGTTCGGTTCAAAAAATTATTGAATCAGCATTATAAAGAGCAACGTACCGTTCAATATTACGCAGAAGAATTAGCCATTACAACGAAAAAATTAAACTCGATTACTAAAAAACATTGTGGAGAAACAGCGATTCAGGCCATTCACAATAGGATTCTTATAGAAATTAAGCGTCAGTTGATATTTTCAGACCTCAGCCATAAAGAAATTGCTTTTGATCTTGGTTTTAATTCACCATCGGCACTCAATAAGTTTGTCAAAGCCAAATTAAAGGAAACTCCAACAGAACTTCAACAAGAGTTGGCGCAAATGTATAACGGATAG
- a CDS encoding iron-containing alcohol dehydrogenase yields the protein MSKLFIAGEVFHGAGSLDELKNIKGKKAVIVTGGSSMRKSGTLDKAIAYLTEAGIETQVFEGVEEDPSSATCMKGAEVIQNFQPDWIIGLGGCSAIDAAKIMWVFYEYPDADFEAMIKPFTVPVLRNKAKFIAIPSTSGTGTETTGLAVITDREKGVKYPIVSYELTPDIAIIDGEICASMPAHVTANTGLDVLTHCVEAYVSNIDNNIADALSKGGLELVFDNLKEVVENPNNIKARQNMHDASFMGGLAFNNAWLGIVHSLSHQVGALYGIPHGASNAIFLPNVIRFNAQATERYPELAKVIGKETTEELAQAIETLRSEINNQSAIKEFGISREDWDKNLDYIANNALVDPCTGFNPRVPSLDELKAIYNACYEGVVYAEKVAVAG from the coding sequence ATGAGTAAATTATTTATTGCAGGAGAAGTTTTCCATGGCGCGGGAAGTCTTGACGAATTAAAAAATATCAAAGGTAAAAAAGCAGTAATTGTAACAGGCGGAAGCTCGATGAGAAAAAGCGGAACGTTGGATAAAGCGATAGCTTATCTTACGGAAGCAGGAATTGAAACCCAAGTTTTCGAAGGTGTAGAAGAAGATCCATCATCTGCAACTTGTATGAAAGGTGCTGAAGTGATTCAAAATTTTCAACCAGACTGGATCATTGGCTTAGGAGGTTGCTCTGCCATCGATGCTGCAAAAATCATGTGGGTATTTTATGAATATCCTGATGCTGATTTTGAGGCAATGATCAAACCTTTCACCGTGCCTGTTTTAAGAAATAAAGCTAAATTTATTGCAATTCCTTCTACAAGCGGAACGGGAACTGAAACTACAGGTTTAGCGGTAATTACAGATCGTGAAAAAGGCGTAAAATACCCAATTGTTTCTTACGAATTAACTCCGGATATTGCTATTATTGACGGTGAAATCTGTGCTTCAATGCCGGCTCACGTTACGGCTAATACAGGTCTTGATGTTTTAACACACTGTGTAGAAGCATATGTTTCAAATATCGATAACAATATCGCTGATGCTCTTTCTAAAGGAGGATTGGAATTGGTTTTTGATAATTTGAAAGAGGTTGTAGAAAATCCAAACAACATCAAAGCTCGTCAGAATATGCACGATGCTTCTTTTATGGGAGGATTGGCGTTTAATAACGCATGGCTAGGAATTGTTCACTCTTTGTCTCACCAGGTTGGTGCTTTGTACGGAATTCCTCACGGAGCTTCGAACGCGATTTTCTTACCGAATGTTATCCGTTTTAATGCTCAGGCGACTGAACGTTATCCGGAACTAGCAAAAGTAATCGGTAAAGAAACGACTGAAGAGTTGGCGCAGGCTATCGAAACACTTCGTTCTGAGATCAACAATCAATCAGCGATTAAAGAATTTGGAATTTCAAGAGAAGATTGGGATAAAAATCTAGATTACATCGCCAACAATGCTTTGGTTGATCCTTGTACAGGATTTAATCCAAGAGTTCCTTCATTAGATGAATTGAAAGCGATTTACAATGCTTGTTATGAAGGTGTTGTTTATGCTGAGAAAGTTGCTGTGGCAGGATAA
- the bglX gene encoding beta-glucosidase BglX, with protein sequence MKKLIVIATLALAPVFSAQEMVNKPVQSYQTAQYQAKKKAFIDNLLSKMTLDEKIGQLNLPSSGDFTTGLAQSSDIGKKVEQGLVGGLFNIKGADKIKAVQKVAVEKSRLKIPLIFGMDVIHGYETTFPIPLGLAASWDMNLVQQSARVAAKEAASDGINWTFSPMVDISREPRWGRVSEGSGEDPYLGSEIAKNMVYGYQGKDLANGTNILACVKHFALYGAGEAGRDYNTVDMSHVRMFNEYFPPYKAAVDAGVASVMASFNEVDGVPATGNRWLQTEVLRNKWNFKGFVVTDYTGINEMVDHGMGDLQKVSALALKAGVDMDMVGEGFLTTLKKSLAEGKVTQAEIDLAAKRVLESKYDLGLFDNPYKHGDAKLAAKEVYSMENRNIARNAATQSMVLMKNDNQVLPLKKSGTVAVIGPLVNNSLNMAGTWSVAAQHDKAVNLMQGLQANFGKEVKFVSAKGANIDYDAKLEDIYAAHGKKTDRDSRSKEALLKEAVDVASKADVIVLAIGESAEMSGESSSRTEITIPQSQVDLLNELKKTGKPIAMVLFTGRPLALTNVKDTPDAILNVWFAGSEAGNAISDVLFGKVNPSGKLPMTFPRSLGQVPIYYNAKNTGRPLDQKLVDKCEYQRFRSNYMDECNTPLYPFGYGLSYTKFNYSDVTVSNANPKGNQTVQASVTVTNSGNYDGAEVVQLYIRDMVGSITRPVKELKGFQKVMLKKGESKKITFDITPESLKFYNGDLKFDWESGEFDIMIGTNSEDVKHSKINWTK encoded by the coding sequence ATGAAAAAGTTAATTGTAATCGCCACCCTAGCACTGGCACCTGTGTTTTCGGCGCAGGAAATGGTAAATAAGCCCGTTCAGTCTTATCAGACGGCGCAATATCAGGCTAAAAAGAAAGCTTTTATAGATAATCTTTTGTCGAAAATGACATTAGACGAGAAAATCGGACAGCTGAATTTACCAAGTTCAGGCGACTTTACTACAGGTCTGGCTCAAAGTTCCGATATCGGAAAAAAAGTGGAGCAAGGTTTAGTTGGTGGACTATTCAACATAAAGGGAGCAGATAAAATCAAAGCAGTTCAAAAAGTAGCAGTGGAAAAAAGCCGTCTGAAAATTCCTTTGATTTTCGGAATGGACGTTATCCACGGCTACGAAACTACTTTCCCGATTCCATTAGGTCTAGCGGCTTCTTGGGATATGAATTTGGTTCAGCAGTCAGCTAGAGTTGCTGCAAAAGAAGCTGCTTCTGACGGAATCAACTGGACGTTCTCTCCAATGGTTGACATTTCCCGTGAACCAAGATGGGGTAGAGTTTCCGAAGGTTCTGGTGAAGATCCGTATTTAGGAAGTGAAATCGCTAAAAATATGGTGTACGGTTACCAAGGAAAAGACTTGGCCAACGGAACGAATATTTTAGCTTGTGTTAAACATTTTGCGCTTTACGGAGCTGGTGAAGCGGGTAGAGATTACAACACGGTTGATATGAGCCACGTGAGAATGTTCAACGAATATTTTCCACCTTACAAAGCAGCTGTTGATGCTGGGGTAGCTTCTGTGATGGCTTCTTTCAATGAAGTTGACGGAGTTCCTGCCACAGGAAACAGATGGCTTCAAACTGAGGTTTTAAGAAACAAATGGAACTTCAAAGGTTTCGTAGTAACAGATTACACCGGAATCAACGAAATGGTTGACCACGGAATGGGAGATCTTCAGAAGGTTTCTGCTTTAGCTTTAAAAGCCGGAGTCGACATGGATATGGTTGGTGAAGGATTTTTAACAACGCTTAAAAAATCTTTAGCAGAAGGAAAAGTAACTCAGGCTGAAATCGACTTGGCAGCAAAAAGAGTTCTTGAATCAAAATACGATCTAGGTTTGTTTGATAATCCTTACAAACACGGAGATGCAAAATTAGCAGCAAAAGAGGTTTACAGCATGGAAAACCGTAACATTGCAAGAAACGCTGCAACTCAGTCAATGGTTTTAATGAAAAACGACAATCAAGTTCTTCCTTTGAAAAAATCAGGAACGGTAGCGGTGATCGGTCCATTGGTGAACAATTCTTTAAACATGGCCGGAACTTGGAGTGTTGCTGCTCAACATGACAAAGCGGTTAATTTAATGCAGGGTCTTCAGGCTAATTTTGGAAAAGAAGTGAAATTCGTTTCTGCGAAAGGTGCTAATATCGATTATGATGCAAAATTAGAAGATATTTACGCTGCTCACGGTAAAAAAACCGACAGAGACAGCCGTTCAAAAGAAGCTTTATTAAAAGAAGCTGTTGACGTTGCGAGCAAAGCAGACGTTATCGTTTTAGCAATCGGAGAATCTGCAGAAATGAGTGGAGAATCTTCTTCAAGAACTGAAATTACGATTCCTCAGTCTCAAGTTGATTTATTGAATGAATTAAAAAAGACTGGAAAACCAATCGCAATGGTACTTTTCACAGGTCGTCCGTTAGCTTTGACGAATGTAAAAGATACGCCTGATGCGATTCTTAATGTTTGGTTTGCAGGTTCAGAAGCTGGAAATGCAATTTCTGACGTTCTTTTCGGAAAAGTAAATCCTTCAGGAAAATTGCCGATGACTTTCCCGAGAAGTTTAGGACAGGTTCCAATTTACTATAATGCTAAAAATACGGGTCGCCCATTAGATCAAAAATTAGTTGATAAATGTGAATACCAAAGATTCCGTTCAAACTATATGGATGAGTGTAATACACCATTATATCCGTTTGGTTACGGGTTGAGTTATACAAAATTCAATTATTCTGATGTAACGGTTTCTAATGCTAATCCAAAAGGAAATCAGACAGTTCAGGCTTCTGTAACGGTTACGAATTCAGGGAATTATGACGGGGCAGAAGTTGTTCAGTTATACATCAGAGATATGGTTGGAAGCATTACAAGACCTGTAAAAGAATTGAAAGGTTTCCAAAAAGTAATGCTGAAAAAAGGAGAATCTAAGAAAATTACTTTCGATATCACTCCTGAAAGCTTGAAATTCTACAACGGAGATTTAAAATTCGATTGGGAATCCGGAGAATTCGACATCATGATCGGAACCAATTCTGAGGATGTAAAACATTCAAAAATTAATTGGACAAAATAA
- a CDS encoding prolyl oligopeptidase family serine peptidase, giving the protein MKLKLKHLPILLLPFSLSLNAQEIKGELNKEIKRKEKISYILDYPQKVKGNVPLIVFLHGSGERGTNLEIVKAHSPFTYKNLIKEPVAILAPQCPENMWWDTETVYNLIKEIQKKYKIDASRIYLTGLSMGGWGTLKLAMEHPEMFAAVVSVCAPTDRIMEANIDQYKDLNMKIFHGGMDDVVLPENALNFYQKLHPVNPTAELTIFPNDNHNSWDSTYSNPALYEWMLSKKKEK; this is encoded by the coding sequence ATGAAATTAAAACTAAAACACCTCCCAATTTTACTTCTTCCATTTTCTCTAAGTTTAAACGCTCAGGAAATTAAAGGAGAACTAAACAAAGAAATCAAGAGAAAGGAAAAAATATCCTACATTCTTGACTATCCACAAAAGGTAAAAGGAAATGTCCCTTTGATCGTGTTTCTTCACGGTTCGGGAGAAAGAGGAACAAATCTGGAGATCGTAAAAGCGCACAGTCCGTTCACGTATAAAAACCTGATCAAGGAACCTGTTGCAATTTTGGCGCCTCAATGTCCTGAAAATATGTGGTGGGATACCGAAACGGTTTATAATTTAATTAAAGAAATTCAGAAAAAATATAAGATTGATGCTTCCAGAATTTATTTGACGGGACTTTCAATGGGAGGTTGGGGAACGTTGAAACTGGCAATGGAGCATCCTGAAATGTTTGCTGCCGTAGTTTCAGTTTGCGCTCCAACAGATAGAATAATGGAAGCCAATATCGATCAGTACAAAGATTTAAACATGAAAATTTTTCATGGCGGAATGGACGACGTAGTTTTACCCGAAAATGCATTAAATTTCTACCAAAAACTTCATCCTGTAAATCCAACCGCAGAATTAACAATTTTCCCGAATGACAACCATAATTCTTGGGATTCGACCTATTCAAATCCCGCATTGTACGAATGGATGTTGTCAAAAAAGAAAGAAAAATAA
- a CDS encoding glucoamylase family protein, producing MKGITLSIAVVSLFAVSCKNSQNLKQESTQKSVVKSNITDEQLMDKVQSDALKYFWDYAEPNSMLGRERYHEDNIYPDNDKHVVTTGGSGFGLATILVGVERGFVPRKEAVKRLTTMMDFLAKADRHKGAWSHWINGETGKTVPFGKKDNGGDLVETAFLTSGILMVREYFKKGNAEEKALAQKCDELWKGIQWNWYTKGGEKVLYWHWSPEYQWEMNFPLEGYNECLITYILAASSPTYSIDAETYYKGWTRNGTYLSDKEKYGLPMYVKHNGAEEYGGPLFWTQYSYIGLDPTNLSDKLIKNYFDLNKNQVLIDYKYCVENPKQWKGYGPNYWGLTAGYSRNKDGSVGYDAHFPQNDQGVITPTAALSSFPYSPKESMDFLRFIYTQKPEFIGSAGPYDATSINYDNWTTPRYLAIDQGTIAPMIENYRTGFLWKLFMNAPEIQQGLKKLSFKSEKYNIK from the coding sequence ATGAAAGGGATAACACTATCAATTGCTGTAGTATCATTATTTGCAGTTTCATGCAAAAACTCCCAAAATTTAAAACAAGAATCTACTCAAAAATCGGTCGTAAAAAGCAATATCACAGATGAGCAGCTCATGGACAAAGTTCAGTCGGATGCTTTAAAATATTTCTGGGATTATGCAGAGCCGAATTCTATGTTGGGAAGAGAGCGCTATCACGAAGACAATATCTATCCGGATAATGATAAACATGTAGTTACTACAGGTGGATCAGGATTTGGATTAGCAACTATTTTGGTCGGAGTTGAAAGAGGCTTTGTTCCAAGAAAAGAAGCGGTAAAAAGACTGACAACGATGATGGATTTCTTAGCAAAAGCAGACCGTCATAAAGGCGCTTGGTCGCACTGGATCAATGGTGAAACAGGAAAAACTGTACCTTTCGGGAAGAAAGATAATGGTGGAGATCTGGTAGAAACAGCATTCCTTACTTCAGGAATTCTAATGGTTCGTGAATATTTCAAAAAAGGAAATGCCGAAGAAAAAGCACTAGCCCAAAAATGTGACGAACTTTGGAAAGGTATTCAATGGAACTGGTACACCAAAGGAGGCGAAAAAGTCCTTTATTGGCACTGGTCACCGGAATATCAATGGGAAATGAACTTTCCGCTAGAAGGCTATAACGAATGCTTAATTACTTATATTTTAGCAGCATCATCGCCAACTTATTCAATAGATGCCGAAACGTATTACAAAGGCTGGACAAGAAACGGAACCTACCTTTCAGACAAAGAAAAATACGGGCTTCCAATGTACGTAAAGCACAATGGAGCTGAAGAATACGGCGGTCCTTTATTCTGGACGCAATATTCTTATATCGGCTTAGATCCAACCAATTTATCAGATAAATTAATTAAAAATTATTTTGATTTAAATAAAAATCAGGTACTTATCGACTACAAATACTGTGTTGAAAACCCAAAACAATGGAAAGGTTACGGACCAAATTATTGGGGATTAACTGCTGGTTACTCAAGAAATAAAGACGGAAGTGTTGGCTACGATGCTCATTTTCCACAAAATGATCAAGGCGTAATTACTCCGACCGCGGCCTTGAGCAGTTTTCCGTATTCACCAAAAGAATCAATGGATTTCTTAAGGTTTATATACACTCAAAAACCCGAGTTTATCGGTTCTGCAGGGCCTTACGATGCAACTTCGATCAACTATGATAATTGGACGACACCAAGATATTTAGCGATCGATCAGGGAACAATTGCTCCGATGATTGAAAACTACAGAACAGGATTTTTATGGAAATTATTCATGAACGCTCCTGAAATCCAACAAGGATTAAAGAAATTAAGTTTCAAATCTGAAAAATATAATATTAAATAG
- a CDS encoding RagB/SusD family nutrient uptake outer membrane protein, whose protein sequence is MKKIFLTISILSLFVSCNDDFVDIKPEGVVVAEDFFKTEADAMKATNAIYSFLRSWENSGFPAQFVYGVTGDDVEKGSNPGDASFINAYDNFSFTTSDDGVNGYWTGQWQAVQRTNQVITNVPNIDMDTALKTRLVAEAKMLRAYFYFNLVRIYGGVPIFDGIQADYINKPRNTAAEVYAFIVKDLTEASAILPQTYPAGQEGRVTKGAALGLLSKVYLYMKDYQKAYDVSTQVKGMGYSLDPSFNHLFRPAGEFGTESVFEVNCGCSPEFGGSQYAEVQGVRNQYGWGFFTPTQALENAFEPGDIRKQFTILREGQTTPEGDLIKKGDPQAGNTWNYKTYVPSSLNNNACGYGSIQNIRILRFADILLINAEAANELGNTAVAITDINLVRNRAQLANTTATSQSTLRTAIWQERRVELAMENDRFPDLVRTGQAATFLGPLGFQTGKNELFPIPLRAITDSKGILTQNPGY, encoded by the coding sequence ATGAAAAAAATATTTTTAACAATCTCAATACTTTCATTATTTGTTAGCTGTAATGATGATTTTGTTGATATCAAGCCGGAAGGAGTAGTAGTAGCAGAGGACTTCTTTAAAACAGAAGCTGATGCTATGAAAGCAACGAATGCTATATACAGCTTCCTAAGAAGTTGGGAAAACTCTGGTTTTCCTGCACAATTTGTTTATGGAGTAACGGGTGATGATGTTGAAAAAGGATCAAATCCTGGTGATGCATCTTTTATCAATGCGTATGATAATTTTTCTTTTACAACGAGTGATGACGGAGTTAATGGATACTGGACTGGTCAATGGCAAGCCGTTCAAAGAACAAACCAGGTTATTACCAATGTTCCGAACATTGATATGGATACAGCTCTTAAAACCAGATTGGTTGCAGAAGCTAAAATGTTGAGAGCTTATTTCTATTTTAATTTGGTAAGAATATATGGTGGCGTTCCTATTTTTGATGGAATACAAGCTGATTATATTAATAAACCAAGAAATACTGCTGCAGAGGTATATGCATTTATTGTAAAGGATTTAACTGAAGCATCTGCAATTTTACCGCAAACATATCCTGCAGGTCAGGAAGGAAGAGTTACAAAAGGTGCTGCTCTGGGATTACTCTCAAAAGTTTATCTTTATATGAAAGACTACCAAAAAGCCTATGACGTTTCAACTCAAGTAAAAGGAATGGGATATTCTTTAGATCCTAGTTTTAATCACTTATTTAGACCGGCAGGTGAATTTGGAACTGAGTCAGTTTTCGAAGTTAATTGTGGTTGTTCTCCAGAATTTGGTGGGAGTCAGTATGCAGAAGTTCAGGGGGTGAGAAATCAGTACGGATGGGGTTTCTTTACGCCAACTCAAGCATTAGAGAACGCATTTGAACCTGGTGATATCAGAAAACAATTTACCATTCTTAGAGAAGGTCAAACTACACCTGAAGGTGATCTTATCAAAAAAGGAGACCCGCAAGCAGGCAATACTTGGAATTATAAAACTTACGTTCCTTCATCACTTAACAATAATGCGTGCGGATATGGATCAATCCAAAACATAAGAATCTTGAGATTTGCAGACATTCTTTTAATCAATGCCGAGGCAGCAAACGAGTTAGGAAATACTGCGGTTGCGATTACAGATATCAACTTAGTAAGAAACAGAGCTCAGCTTGCGAATACAACTGCAACTAGTCAGTCCACTCTTAGAACTGCAATTTGGCAAGAGAGAAGGGTTGAATTGGCAATGGAAAATGATAGATTTCCAGATTTAGTAAGAACAGGTCAAGCTGCTACTTTCCTTGGTCCATTAGGATTTCAGACCGGTAAAAATGAGTTATTTCCAATACCTTTAAGAGCAATTACAGATAGTAAAGGTATTTTAACGCAAAACCCCGGCTACTAA